From the Marispirochaeta aestuarii genome, the window CATGTTAAGAATGGAACCGCCACCGGAGTTTCTCATAAGCGGCAGGGCGTGTTTAATCCCCATAAAGGGGCCTTTGATATTGACAGAGAGCATGGTGTCCAGGTCAGCTTCGGGCATCTCTTCGATATCCTTACGGATATTGATTCCCGCATTATTCACCAGAACATCCAGCCGACCCCGGGAACCCCTGATGGTATCCATGACTTGCTGCCAGTTGGCTTCTTTGGAAATATCCAGAAAAGCGAATTCGGCACCACCGGCCTCAGCCGGTTGAGGCGCGAGCTCTTTCGCAAGCGCCTCTCCGGCTTCCCGGTTCATATCGCAGATAAAGACATAGGCACCCTCTTTGCGAAAGGTCGCGGCAACTGCTGCGCCTATTCCCATGGCACCACCTGTGATAATACAGACTTTATCCCGCAGTTTCATGACGCCGGGCCTCAGGACTGTTTTCCGGCTCGGACCTTAACGCCCGCCAGCTTTTCATAGTACTGAATAATTCCGCCGTGATCGTCCTTCTGCTTGCCGTCAACCTTGAGGGCCTGCATGATCTCCATGGACTGAGCAGTGAGGGGTACGGGTACTGAAAGCTCGTGAGCGGTATCCAGGGCATTCTGAATGTCCTTGATATGCAGCTCAATCCGGAAACCGGGCTTGTAGTTGCCTTCCAGGACCATGGGAGACTTGGCATTCAGAACAGTGCTGCCGGCCAGTCCGCCCTTGATGGCGTTAAAGACCTTTTCCGGATCAACGCCGGCTTTGGTCGCGAGAACATAGGCCTCCGACATTGCCGAGATGTTCAGGGCGACAATAATCTGGTTGGCAAGCTTGGTGACGTTACCGGCGCCGATATCTCCGCAGAGAACAGCGGACGCACCCAT encodes:
- a CDS encoding SDR family NAD(P)-dependent oxidoreductase, yielding MKLRDKVCIITGGAMGIGAAVAATFRKEGAYVFICDMNREAGEALAKELAPQPAEAGGAEFAFLDISKEANWQQVMDTIRGSRGRLDVLVNNAGINIRKDIEEMPEADLDTMLSVNIKGPFMGIKHALPLMRNSGGGSILNMVSICGLVGHKFTNETYTMCKGALTLLTKSIASRYAKDNVRCNSIHPSTVDTPGLQKVLTDPVLREQRYGEIPLGRLATSEDVAQAFLYLASEEASFLNGVNLPVDGGLTAY